One window of Camelina sativa cultivar DH55 chromosome 4, Cs, whole genome shotgun sequence genomic DNA carries:
- the LOC104780033 gene encoding LOW QUALITY PROTEIN: NADPH:quinone oxidoreductase-like (The sequence of the model RefSeq protein was modified relative to this genomic sequence to represent the inferred CDS: inserted 1 base in 1 codon) produces MEAVTAIKPLIRVAXSLRKTSFNTGLLRAAIELTKESVPGMQIEYVDISPLPLINTDLEVNGTYPPVVEAFRQKILEADSILFASPEYNFSVSAPLKNALDWASRAPNVWADKPAAIISTGGGFGGGRSQYHLRQIGVFLDLHFINKPEFTLNAFQPPQKFDEEGNLVDEAARERLKQVLVSLQAFTLRLQGK; encoded by the exons atggaagcaGTTACGGCGATAAAGCCACTAATCAGAGTCG GCTCTCTCCGTAAAACCTCTTTCAACACTGGTCTCCTCCGCGCCG CGATTGAGTTAACGAAAGAATCGGTTCCAGGAATGCAAATTGAGTATGTAGACATATCTCCGTTACCGTTGATTAACACCGATCTTGAAGTCAACGGTACATATCCTCCGGTTGTTGAAGCTTTCCGGCAAAAGATTCTTGAAGCTGATAGTATTTTGTTTGCTTCTCCTGAATACAATTTCTCTGTTTCAG CTCCACTGAAGAATGCTCTTGACTGGGCTTCGAGAGCACCTAATGTTTGGGCTGACAAACCCGCTGCCATTATAAGCACCGGTGGAGGTTTTGGTGGAGGAAGATCACAGTATCATCTACGACAAATCGGAGTATTCCTTGATCTTCATTTCATCAACAAACCTGAGTTTACTCTCAATGCGTTTCAGCCGCCTCAGAAATTCGACGAAGAAGGAAACCTGGTCGATGAAGCAGCTAGGGAGAGGTTGAAACAAGTCCTTGTCTCGTTACAAGCATTTACACTTCGACTTCAAGGTAAGTAA